Proteins co-encoded in one Babylonia areolata isolate BAREFJ2019XMU chromosome 5, ASM4173473v1, whole genome shotgun sequence genomic window:
- the LOC143281914 gene encoding proline-rich protein PRCC-like has product MSLVAYGASDDSETSDVEELETPPPTESGDADNRALADDGKISDEEDYVPTAKVQSTASTSIAVSSTREVGSSSVFNTVSSLSDLPAPKAVSTAEGGGEGEDELEEEVKPKASQLADAPKPPPKKVKQPARIVLPALKKDSDDEEEESKKKIKPTSAGTSGSRSGLFALLPPPTHSSRKQANRPLIPYTLTKRPAASSSITPPVPKPSAPASTTTTAGTLPSQKHQSAFNALTGYESDSDEEEAGGTAVSNFFSISNEAEEEASSVGVSVVKNSAPSLEQGGGGGQTRDINASSSSDSSSVPPPSSHSQPALKPTRTTPSESPVSSSSGVSPASGVRDSSGSAADKTVDSSSKEGGDSVDNDDDDNEVSSTVGVPVVNQDAPLTFSTTMQSGGWTTAPLTSPMLPEMYAEPVSSGAASYWQMQQHYAQQYEEDEQEASSSNSSDVRQYMEDEQFLRISGKRKRGQEDIQIIDANVDDYVDPSDLMKGISEESSYQPHRKKENMPSTQQRRKKQITYLAFQAKERELELKNAWSQNRMTKNQARSKYGF; this is encoded by the exons ATGTCACTGGTTGCGTACGGTGCCAGCGACGATAGTGAAACGAGTGACGTGGAAGAATTGGAAACACCACCGCCAACGGAATCTGGAGATGCAGATAACCGTGCGTTAGCAGACGATGGGAAAATCAGCGATGAAGAAGACTACGTTCCGACTGCAAAGGTTCAGAGCACAGCTTCCACTTCCATTGCAGTCAGCTCCACCAGAGAAGTTGGATCCAGCTCTGTTTTCAACACCGTGTCCTCTCTGAGCG ATTTACCAGCACCTAAGGCAGTGAGCAcagcagagggaggaggggaaggtgaggatgagctggaggaggaggtgaagccTAAGGCATCCCAGCTGGCTGACGCCCCAAAACCGCCTCCCAAAAAGGTCAAGCAGCCAGCCAGAATCGTTCTGCCTGCTTTGAAAAAG GActctgatgatgaggaggaggaaagcaAGAAGAAAATCAAACCAACTTCGGCAGGAACCTCA GGTTCACGAAGTGGCTTGttcgccctcctccccccacccacccacagctcCAGGAAGCAGGCCAACCGCCCCCTCATCCCCTACACCCTCACTAAACGACCAGCAGCCTCTTCCAGCATCACCCCTCCAGTCCCCAAACCCTCAGCtcccgcctccactaccaccaccgctggTACCCTCCCCTCCCAGAAGCACCAGAGTGCCTTCAATGCGCTGACCGGCTATGAGAGCGACAGCGATGAGGAGGAGGCAGGTGGCACCGCTGTGTCAAACTTCTTTTCCATCAGCaacgaggcggaggaggaggcaaGCTCGGTGGGTGTATCTGTGGTGAAAAATTCTGCCCCCTCACTTGAACAGGGAGGAGGCGGTGGTCAGACAAGGGACATAAATGCCAGTTCCAGCAGTGACTCGTCGAGTGTTCCGCCTCCCTCTTCCCATTCACAGCCGGCTCTGAAGCCAACCAGGACAACCCCATCAGAATCTCCGGTGTCCTCATCGTCAGGTGTGTCGCCAGCATCAGGCGTCAGGGACTCTTCAGGCAGTGCTGCAGACAAGACTGTGGACTCCTCATCCAAGGAGggtggtgacagtgttgacaacgacgatgacgataacgaagtGAGCAGCACGGTGGGGGTCCCTGTGGTGAACCAGGATGCCCCGCTGACCTTCAGCACGACCATGCAGAGCGGAGGCTGGACCaccgcccccctcacctctcccatgCTGCCAGAGATGTACGCAGAACCGGTCAGCAGCGGTGCAGCCTCCTACTGGCAGATGCAGCAGCATTATGCTCAGCAGTATGAGGAGGATGAACAG GAGgccagtagcagcaacagcagtgatgTCCGCCAATACATGGAGGATGAACAG TTTCTGCGAATCAGCGGCAAGCGGAAGCGGGGCCAGGAGGACATCCAGATCATCGACGCCAACGTGGACGATTATGTCGACCCCAGCGACCTGATGAAGGGCATCTCAGAGGAGTCGTCCTACCAGCCACACCGCAAGAAGGAGAACATGCCATCCACGCAGCAGAGGAGGAAGAAACAGATCACCTACCTGGCTTTCCAG GCGAAGGAGAGAGAGCTAGAACTGAAGAACGCTTGGTCACAGAACAGAATGACCAAGAACCAGGCCCGTTCCAAATACGGCTTCTGA